The genome window ATCTCGCCCTGGTACTCTATCGCTGTATTGGCGCAGAAATCATCTGTCTTCTCAATATAGCGTCCGTCGAAATAGCATTCCGTATCGTTGTACAGTGCGAACTTCAGGGGAGTAAAGCCTTCCCACAGCCTGGCAAAATCCACCTTGGCAATGGACTCCTTCAGCTGGTTATATTTTTCTTCCAGGTTCATATTCATCATTTTGGTATCTCTCCTTTTCAGCTTTTTCTGCAGTTCCAGGCGGGTTCAGAGGTTTCAGTTCCTCTTCCCGGTTCAGGTTATATCATTGCAGTTAAGTGCAAGGTCAATACCATTTTTATATTTTTATTTCCATTCCTGGCTCAGGATCCGCATCATCACAAAATCGCTGTACTCGTTGTTCCAGTAATAAGCCTCTTCCAGGATGCCTTCCTGCTTGAAACCGATCCTCCGGTAGAATGCCAGCGCGTCCGTGTTCAGTCCCACCACGCCGATGGAGACACGGTGCATTTCATACTTTTTGAAAGCCATATCCAGTATGATCCGTATGGCTTCCGTCCCATATCCCTTATGCTGCATCTCCGGATCGGGAATGATGATTGTCAGATCCGTCTGATGCCAGGCCGGAAACATCCGGAGCAGCCCGGTCTCGCCGATGATGTTGCCGTCCAGGTCCGTAATGGTATACCAGACAGAGTCTTCTCTTTTGTGGCTGACTGTGATGGTCTTTCTGATTTCTTCTTCGCTGGCGGGCTTTTCAAAGCCGCACTGGAACATAACCTGCGG of Aristaeella lactis contains these proteins:
- a CDS encoding GNAT family N-acetyltransferase; the protein is MNQEIRGEKVILREQREEDAPYFTYWFNQPQVMFQCGFEKPASEEEIRKTITVSHKREDSVWYTITDLDGNIIGETGLLRMFPAWHQTDLTIIIPDPEMQHKGYGTEAIRIILDMAFKKYEMHRVSIGVVGLNTDALAFYRRIGFKQEGILEEAYYWNNEYSDFVMMRILSQEWK